From Alteromonas australica, one genomic window encodes:
- a CDS encoding DUF2066 domain-containing protein, with the protein MNVIGVIKQLISLRKGSVRGCLGFWATSIVLSALVSGHVEATQVIQTNIAAIAVDDQSQRSQDSALKSAFKQVMIKITGNKDALQNPGVKAALRTPQAYLRSYRFDFREGETLYVAEFDKIKLNELLQREGLPLWGERRPETLLWMATEDSESGERQLLDETTPSEMREHLSAKAKERGLPLSFPLMDLTDRTTISIYDVWGRFVQSLTQASNRYSVDNVIGARVYKNEPGTVSEVPGETARLEQLQLDATRGDSQDLVTADLNDNPVAHESDYTAETAEQPYNTDAMSEAGDDDSVEGVTNVSMPPFTMDEFTTYAQRAEQGDYALDWVFVGGGKVSYGSIFADDPATLASLLVDAYSNYLSAQYAIIPGASDAEKVTITVSIANVNSVTSYANATAYLNSLSVVDSAALIQQEGSVATYTITLLGSAQDLINTVRLENKLRPVTDVYGQVVESYTFYWGN; encoded by the coding sequence ATGAACGTAATTGGAGTAATAAAGCAATTGATTTCTCTTAGAAAAGGAAGCGTGCGTGGCTGCTTAGGTTTTTGGGCAACGTCTATCGTACTGTCTGCGTTGGTGTCTGGTCATGTTGAAGCTACACAGGTTATACAAACCAATATTGCCGCGATTGCGGTAGACGACCAAAGTCAGCGTTCACAGGATAGCGCGCTAAAATCGGCGTTTAAGCAGGTAATGATAAAAATTACGGGCAATAAAGATGCGCTGCAAAACCCAGGTGTAAAAGCCGCCTTACGCACGCCACAAGCCTACCTTCGTTCTTATCGGTTTGACTTTCGAGAGGGGGAGACCCTTTATGTGGCTGAATTCGATAAAATAAAGCTGAACGAGTTGTTGCAGCGAGAAGGCTTGCCGCTTTGGGGGGAACGCCGTCCAGAGACGTTATTATGGATGGCCACAGAAGACAGTGAGTCTGGAGAAAGACAGCTGTTAGATGAAACTACCCCTAGCGAGATGCGAGAACACTTAAGTGCCAAGGCGAAAGAGAGAGGGCTGCCGTTAAGTTTCCCTTTAATGGATTTAACCGACAGAACCACCATTTCTATCTATGATGTATGGGGGCGTTTTGTACAGTCGCTCACTCAGGCGTCTAATCGCTACAGTGTGGATAATGTCATTGGCGCAAGAGTGTATAAAAATGAGCCGGGCACTGTGAGTGAAGTGCCAGGAGAGACTGCACGTTTGGAACAGCTGCAATTAGACGCTACGCGGGGTGATTCTCAGGATTTAGTCACAGCAGATCTGAATGACAACCCTGTTGCTCACGAGAGTGATTATACTGCTGAAACGGCAGAGCAACCTTATAACACCGATGCGATGTCAGAGGCGGGCGATGATGATTCAGTAGAAGGTGTTACAAATGTGTCTATGCCACCCTTTACCATGGATGAATTTACCACCTATGCCCAGCGCGCAGAGCAGGGTGACTACGCGTTAGATTGGGTATTTGTGGGCGGTGGTAAAGTGAGTTACGGCAGCATATTTGCAGACGATCCGGCGACTTTAGCGTCGCTTCTTGTCGATGCGTATTCCAACTACCTGTCGGCGCAATATGCCATTATCCCAGGGGCCAGCGATGCTGAAAAAGTGACGATTACTGTATCCATAGCCAATGTGAACTCGGTCACTAGTTACGCGAACGCTACCGCCTATTTAAATAGCTTGAGCGTGGTAGACAGTGCAGCACTTATTCAACAAGAAGGTTCAGTGGCTACCTATACCATTACGTTGCTGGGTAGCGCGCAAGATTTGATTAACACCGTTCGGCTAGAAAACAAACTTCGTCCAGTCACAGATGTCTACGGGCAGGTTGTCGAAAGCTACACCTTTTATTGGGGTAATTAA
- a CDS encoding putative toxin-antitoxin system toxin component, PIN family, with translation MNKVVIDTSVLISALIGKTGPAREVIRQCLLGQLKPLISTTLFLEYEAVSKRDKIKELCPLIEDEVSELLAAFFSVCEWVQIHYLWRPNLKDEGDNFLIELAVAGNAESIITNNLKDLRNAELQFDGLKVLAPEDYLRGV, from the coding sequence ATGAATAAAGTAGTTATTGACACCAGTGTACTTATTAGTGCTCTGATTGGCAAAACAGGCCCTGCCCGAGAAGTGATACGGCAATGCTTGTTGGGTCAGCTAAAACCGCTCATTAGCACGACCTTATTTTTGGAATACGAAGCAGTAAGTAAGCGAGACAAGATCAAAGAGTTGTGCCCGCTTATCGAGGACGAAGTGAGCGAGTTGCTAGCAGCATTTTTTAGTGTTTGCGAATGGGTGCAGATACATTATTTGTGGCGGCCAAATTTAAAAGATGAAGGCGATAACTTTCTTATTGAACTTGCAGTAGCAGGAAATGCCGAGAGCATTATTACGAATAACCTAAAAGACCTGCGAAATGCGGAATTACAATTTGATGGTTTGAAAGTGTTAGCGCCCGAAGATTATTTGAGAGGAGTTTAA
- a CDS encoding DUF3108 domain-containing protein has product MNKNYQNRVMQASKRGVVAALAWIVASAATASSSSPEQAISHLTPYEAVYTAYKWGDDVGEATLKLESLSNGQYSLTYSSKVSKFFLSDKRHEHSIFKIDEGALVPIEYHYTRTGTGPDKSLDVTFNKDQEGKIKVKKGDTFDYNGEFDNQIYRIDLANKLANGETQFDYSFINYRGELRSYGVEVIKREPLDLPFGQLDAVKVKLIRDSNKRETFAWFAPTLDFALVRLQQFKDGEEQGDIKLKSFDTLD; this is encoded by the coding sequence ATGAACAAGAATTACCAGAATCGGGTTATGCAAGCGAGTAAACGGGGTGTAGTGGCTGCACTCGCATGGATAGTTGCCTCAGCAGCAACCGCAAGTAGTAGCTCTCCAGAGCAAGCCATTAGCCATTTAACCCCGTACGAGGCTGTATACACAGCCTATAAGTGGGGTGACGACGTTGGCGAGGCAACACTAAAGTTAGAGTCGCTAAGTAACGGTCAATATTCCCTCACCTATTCTTCAAAGGTCTCTAAGTTTTTTCTCTCCGATAAACGTCATGAGCACTCTATCTTCAAAATTGATGAAGGTGCGTTAGTGCCGATAGAGTATCACTATACACGCACTGGCACAGGGCCAGACAAATCGTTGGATGTGACGTTTAACAAAGACCAAGAAGGTAAAATCAAAGTCAAAAAAGGCGATACATTTGACTATAATGGCGAATTCGACAATCAAATTTACCGTATCGATTTAGCCAATAAATTAGCCAATGGTGAAACCCAATTTGACTATAGTTTTATTAATTACCGTGGTGAATTAAGATCTTACGGCGTTGAAGTCATTAAGCGTGAGCCACTGGACTTACCTTTTGGCCAACTCGATGCTGTTAAAGTGAAGCTTATTCGTGACTCAAATAAGCGAGAAACATTTGCCTGGTTTGCGCCGACCCTCGATTTTGCGTTAGTGCGTTTACAACAGTTCAAAGATGGCGAAGAACAAGGCGACATAAAACTGAAGTCTTTCGATACCCTCGATTAA
- a CDS encoding DJ-1/PfpI family protein → MKIYFAIFDKVEELDLVGSWELIGLLAEMKLCEPPKLISLNSMNPSGEHGMRFNADIHFTENIFPDVLIVPGGSGARLAMEDPDVIQYLKETSSQSHSILSICTGMYLMQRAGLFANKKATTHWAFLDELKQDTSVEVIEERYIKDGNIWSSAGVSAGMDMTLAFVADYFDEAVASEIQLNAEYFPSPKIYGDAAVSNSKVSKYIKKAVE, encoded by the coding sequence TTGAAAATATATTTTGCTATTTTTGACAAAGTTGAAGAATTAGATTTAGTTGGCTCATGGGAACTTATTGGGCTTTTAGCTGAAATGAAACTTTGTGAGCCTCCTAAACTTATTTCGTTAAATTCTATGAATCCTTCGGGTGAGCATGGAATGCGATTTAATGCTGATATACATTTTACTGAAAATATTTTTCCTGATGTCTTAATTGTTCCTGGAGGTAGTGGCGCGAGGTTGGCGATGGAAGATCCTGATGTAATTCAATATTTAAAAGAAACTAGTAGTCAATCTCACAGTATTTTATCTATTTGCACTGGCATGTACTTAATGCAAAGAGCGGGACTTTTTGCTAACAAAAAAGCGACAACACATTGGGCGTTTCTTGATGAACTAAAACAAGATACCTCCGTTGAGGTTATCGAGGAGCGTTATATTAAAGACGGTAATATCTGGTCATCAGCAGGTGTTTCTGCAGGTATGGATATGACTTTAGCATTTGTTGCTGATTATTTTGATGAGGCTGTAGCGTCGGAAATACAGTTGAATGCTGAGTATTTTCCATCACCTAAAATTTATGGTGATGCAGCGGTTTCTAACTCTAAAGTATCAAAATATATAAAGAAGGCTGTAGAGTAA
- the purN gene encoding phosphoribosylglycinamide formyltransferase codes for MSTTKAKLCVLISGNGSNLQAMIDAVDAGRLNAEIVGVISNRPNAYGLTRAENAGIKTLCLDHTEYADRAAYDVELQRAIESLQADAIVLAGFMRILTPEFVDAFAGKLLNIHPSLLPKYKGLNTHQRAIDNGDKEHGVSVHFVTPELDGGPVIIQSRVPVFEDDTADDLAERVQEQERRIYPLVLSWFSAGRLKMLNNKAILDEQELPESGYASE; via the coding sequence GTGAGTACAACGAAAGCCAAACTGTGTGTGCTGATTTCCGGTAACGGAAGTAACTTGCAGGCCATGATTGATGCCGTAGATGCCGGTAGGCTAAACGCAGAGATTGTTGGGGTTATCAGTAATCGCCCCAACGCCTATGGGTTAACGCGAGCTGAAAATGCTGGCATTAAAACGCTTTGCTTAGATCACACCGAATATGCTGATAGAGCGGCCTACGATGTAGAACTTCAACGAGCCATTGAATCCTTGCAAGCCGATGCTATCGTGCTTGCTGGGTTTATGCGTATCCTCACCCCGGAGTTTGTTGACGCTTTTGCTGGAAAATTACTGAACATTCATCCGTCTTTGTTGCCTAAATACAAAGGGTTGAACACCCATCAGCGTGCCATAGATAACGGCGACAAAGAACACGGCGTTAGTGTACACTTTGTTACGCCTGAGCTTGATGGTGGCCCAGTAATCATTCAAAGCCGTGTTCCTGTGTTTGAAGATGACACCGCGGATGATTTGGCTGAGCGTGTTCAAGAACAGGAACGTCGCATTTACCCACTGGTACTTTCATGGTTCAGTGCAGGGCGACTTAAAATGCTTAACAATAAGGCGATCCTAGATGAACAAGAATTACCAGAATCGGGTTATGCAAGCGAGTAA
- a CDS encoding toxin-antitoxin system HicB family antitoxin, which yields MSTLTVRLPDDKHNRLKALAAHKKLSLNKLIEELSTQAIAEFDTEVRFKAIAATGDKKKGLELLDKLDSHFGS from the coding sequence ATGTCCACTTTAACCGTACGTTTACCAGACGATAAGCATAATCGATTGAAGGCTTTGGCGGCGCATAAAAAGTTGAGCTTAAACAAATTGATAGAAGAGTTGTCTACACAAGCGATAGCTGAATTTGATACTGAGGTAAGATTTAAGGCTATTGCTGCTACTGGAGACAAAAAGAAAGGTTTAGAGCTTCTAGATAAGCTTGATTCACATTTTGGCAGCTAA
- the fadE gene encoding acyl-CoA dehydrogenase FadE: MADFIWFLLVVLALAIASYQRTSLVTAVAMGAGVMILGTLFGDIGLFGWVVYLALTLPFTLSNIRQPYITKKLLAFYKKVMPEMSSTEQEAIDAGTVWWDGDIFSGKPDWDKLHRIPKGRLSAEEQAFLDGPVDKVCSMVDEWQINHKDADLPPEIWDFLKEHKFFAMIIKKKYGGLEFSAYAQSRVLQKLAGVSAVLSSTVGVPNSLGPGELLQHYGTKEQQDHYLPRLAGGEEIPCFALTGPEAGSDAGAIPDVGIVCKGEWNGEEVLGMRLTFNKRYITLAPVATVIGLAFKLQDPEGLLGSNKEPGITCALIPRDTKGLEIGRRHFPLNTPFQNGPIRGDDIFVPIDYIIGGPSMAGKGWRMLVECLSVGRCITLPSSAAGGAKAISLATGAYARIRRQFRMPVGHMEGVEEMLARIGGNAYLMDGVTRFSTVGVDLGEKPSVISAICKYHLTEKMRQVVNDSMDVHGGKGVMLGPNNYLGRGYQGVPVSITVEGANILTRNMMIFGQGAMRCHPYVLQEIQAASIDDKKEALSAFDKAVFGHIGFAIANTVRSVWFSLTNGAFSGAPFADETARYYKLLQGYSANLALLTDVSMGVLGGDLKRRERLSARLGDILSGLYLGSTTLKRFDEDGRLKEDLPLLHWAMQDTLHDIETAIDDFLANFPNKVIAGVMRALVMPFGRRVGKPSDKTEHAIAQMLQTPCTARSRLGYGQYLTREEGNLFGDLEQTLDDVLAAEPIFERICKHKKAKLPFTRLDVLADEALSEALINEDEANLLRKTEAGRLRTINVDDFDHEELIAKVNSQSEEKKRSGKAA, encoded by the coding sequence ATGGCAGATTTTATATGGTTTTTACTGGTCGTTTTAGCACTGGCAATTGCCAGCTATCAACGCACCAGTTTGGTAACAGCAGTCGCCATGGGTGCGGGTGTGATGATTTTAGGTACCCTCTTTGGCGATATCGGCCTGTTTGGATGGGTAGTTTATTTAGCATTAACACTGCCTTTTACCCTTTCGAACATTCGACAGCCTTACATCACTAAGAAGCTTTTGGCGTTCTATAAAAAAGTGATGCCTGAAATGTCGAGCACTGAACAAGAAGCCATCGACGCCGGTACCGTGTGGTGGGACGGTGATATTTTCAGTGGTAAGCCTGACTGGGACAAGCTACACCGAATTCCAAAAGGCCGTCTTTCTGCTGAAGAGCAAGCCTTCTTAGACGGCCCCGTGGATAAAGTTTGTTCAATGGTGGACGAATGGCAAATTAATCACAAAGACGCCGACCTACCTCCTGAAATTTGGGACTTTTTGAAAGAGCACAAATTCTTCGCCATGATCATCAAGAAAAAGTATGGCGGCTTAGAATTTTCAGCTTACGCACAATCTCGCGTATTACAGAAGTTAGCTGGCGTGAGCGCCGTGCTTTCAAGTACGGTAGGCGTTCCTAACTCTCTTGGCCCTGGTGAACTGCTGCAACACTATGGCACCAAAGAACAGCAAGATCATTATTTACCGCGCCTAGCGGGCGGCGAAGAAATCCCTTGTTTTGCACTCACGGGCCCTGAAGCGGGTTCTGATGCAGGGGCAATCCCAGATGTGGGTATTGTGTGTAAGGGCGAATGGAACGGTGAAGAAGTGTTGGGTATGCGCCTAACCTTTAATAAGCGTTATATTACGCTTGCGCCTGTTGCGACAGTGATTGGCTTAGCATTTAAACTTCAAGATCCAGAAGGCTTACTAGGAAGCAATAAAGAGCCAGGCATTACCTGCGCTCTTATACCTCGTGATACCAAGGGTCTAGAAATTGGCCGTCGCCACTTCCCGCTTAACACGCCGTTCCAAAACGGGCCTATTCGCGGTGACGATATTTTTGTTCCAATCGATTACATTATTGGTGGCCCCTCAATGGCCGGTAAAGGCTGGCGTATGCTGGTAGAATGTTTATCGGTGGGTCGTTGTATCACTCTCCCTTCATCTGCAGCGGGTGGTGCTAAGGCGATTTCATTGGCAACCGGTGCTTATGCACGAATTCGCCGCCAATTCCGTATGCCTGTCGGCCATATGGAAGGTGTAGAAGAAATGCTTGCCCGTATTGGCGGCAACGCTTATTTAATGGATGGGGTGACCCGATTCTCTACCGTTGGTGTGGATTTAGGTGAGAAGCCTTCGGTCATTTCTGCCATTTGTAAATACCATCTTACCGAGAAAATGCGTCAGGTCGTAAATGACTCGATGGACGTTCATGGTGGTAAAGGCGTCATGCTTGGGCCAAACAACTACCTAGGTCGCGGTTATCAAGGTGTGCCCGTGTCAATTACAGTAGAAGGTGCGAATATCCTTACCCGAAATATGATGATTTTCGGTCAAGGCGCAATGCGCTGCCACCCATATGTACTTCAAGAGATTCAAGCTGCGTCTATCGACGACAAGAAAGAAGCGCTAAGTGCATTTGATAAGGCGGTATTTGGGCATATTGGCTTTGCCATTGCTAATACTGTGCGTAGTGTGTGGTTCTCTCTAACAAATGGTGCATTTAGTGGCGCGCCATTCGCCGACGAAACCGCACGCTATTACAAGTTACTGCAAGGTTACAGTGCTAACCTAGCGTTACTTACCGATGTTTCTATGGGCGTGCTGGGTGGCGATTTAAAACGTCGTGAACGTTTATCTGCCCGCCTTGGAGATATTTTAAGTGGCTTGTATCTTGGCAGTACAACCCTTAAGCGGTTCGATGAAGATGGCCGTTTGAAAGAAGATTTACCTTTGCTTCATTGGGCAATGCAAGACACCTTGCACGACATTGAAACTGCAATTGATGATTTTCTAGCGAACTTCCCGAACAAAGTTATCGCTGGCGTTATGCGTGCACTAGTGATGCCTTTCGGTCGTCGTGTTGGTAAACCTTCAGACAAAACTGAACACGCGATTGCGCAAATGTTACAAACACCGTGCACTGCACGTAGTCGCTTAGGATACGGACAGTACCTCACCCGTGAAGAAGGCAACTTGTTTGGTGATTTAGAGCAAACCTTGGATGACGTGCTTGCAGCTGAGCCTATTTTCGAGCGAATCTGTAAACACAAGAAGGCTAAGTTGCCCTTTACTCGCTTAGATGTACTGGCTGATGAAGCGCTATCGGAAGCGTTGATCAATGAAGATGAGGCGAACTTACTGCGTAAAACAGAAGCAGGCCGTTTGCGTACCATCAATGTTGACGACTTTGATCACGAAGAGCTTATTGCAAAAGTGAACTCACAAAGCGAAGAGAAAAAACGCAGTGGAAAAGCCGCGTAG
- the cmoA gene encoding carboxy-S-adenosyl-L-methionine synthase CmoA: MQKHDNLFANPLNKVADFKFDESVVDVFPDMIQRSVPGYESIIHTIGELAKSVVTEDSNVYDLGCSLGAASLSVARATESKRCNIIGVDSSQAMVERCKRMVQAFNLPNPIDIIQQNAQDTTIVNGSMVIMNFTLQFIPPSDRAALLAKIYEGLNPGGVLVLSEKIKHPTVAGNELLIDLHHQFKRNNGYSELEVSQKRASLEKVMLTDTFAEHEKRLLEAGFSDVVMWFKCYNFTSLVAIK, encoded by the coding sequence GTGCAAAAACACGATAACCTGTTTGCCAACCCTTTGAACAAGGTTGCTGATTTTAAGTTTGATGAATCGGTTGTAGACGTATTCCCAGACATGATTCAACGATCGGTTCCTGGTTATGAATCCATTATTCATACTATTGGGGAATTAGCCAAGTCCGTGGTAACAGAAGACTCCAATGTTTACGACCTAGGTTGTTCACTGGGTGCCGCCAGTTTATCCGTTGCACGGGCTACCGAATCTAAACGCTGCAATATTATTGGTGTAGACAGTTCGCAGGCAATGGTTGAACGCTGCAAGCGCATGGTTCAAGCATTTAATTTGCCCAACCCCATCGATATTATTCAACAAAATGCGCAAGACACCACCATTGTTAACGGGTCTATGGTTATCATGAACTTTACCCTACAGTTCATTCCCCCCTCTGATCGCGCTGCCTTGTTGGCTAAAATTTATGAAGGCCTCAACCCTGGCGGGGTGTTGGTGCTGTCTGAGAAAATCAAACACCCCACTGTGGCGGGCAATGAATTGCTAATCGACCTTCATCACCAATTTAAACGCAATAATGGTTACAGTGAGTTGGAAGTGAGTCAAAAACGTGCATCGCTGGAAAAAGTGATGTTGACTGACACATTCGCCGAACACGAAAAGCGCCTATTAGAAGCTGGGTTTAGCGATGTTGTCATGTGGTTTAAATGCTACAATTTCACCTCTCTTGTTGCCATCAAGTAA
- the hda gene encoding DnaA regulatory inactivator Hda, with protein sequence MIDTFTSQLPLPVTLPTDETFESIIDKGNQEVVTLLKDVATGMPQWRDEPRLVSLASLHLPLVTLQGGSGVGKSHLLYALCHQLATQQVNHIYINLNQHAQWSLDIFDGLENLSLICLDNIHAVAGITAWEEALFDLFNRVIENPGALVVGSSQLGPSHPKFVLPDLRSRLAWGVIYHLNTLDDDSRKDVLRLRASQRGLKLSEQALQFLLYHSDRDLRSLLGLLERLDTRSLQEQKKLSVAMVKRELGLP encoded by the coding sequence ATCATAGACACCTTTACGTCGCAACTGCCATTACCTGTAACCCTACCTACCGATGAAACCTTTGAAAGTATCATCGACAAAGGGAATCAAGAGGTGGTTACATTGCTAAAAGATGTTGCGACTGGCATGCCACAGTGGCGAGACGAACCCAGGCTGGTGAGTCTTGCCTCTCTTCATTTGCCGCTGGTTACCCTACAGGGTGGCAGTGGCGTGGGGAAAAGCCACTTGCTTTATGCGCTGTGTCATCAATTGGCCACGCAACAGGTAAACCATATATATATCAATTTAAATCAACATGCCCAGTGGTCGCTCGATATCTTCGATGGATTAGAAAATTTATCGCTTATCTGTTTAGACAATATACATGCTGTAGCAGGCATTACCGCGTGGGAAGAAGCACTTTTTGACCTGTTTAATCGTGTTATAGAAAACCCGGGGGCGCTAGTGGTGGGCAGTAGTCAACTTGGGCCCAGTCACCCTAAGTTTGTTTTGCCCGATTTGCGATCCCGTTTAGCCTGGGGGGTGATTTATCACTTAAATACCCTTGATGATGACTCGCGTAAGGATGTTTTACGTTTAAGGGCGTCTCAACGAGGACTAAAGTTATCGGAACAGGCGCTTCAGTTTTTGCTTTATCATAGTGATAGAGATTTGCGCAGTTTGCTGGGCTTGCTTGAACGTTTAGATACACGTTCGCTGCAAGAACAAAAAAAGTTGTCGGTGGCTATGGTGAAACGCGAGTTAGGTTTACCTTAA
- the purM gene encoding phosphoribosylformylglycinamidine cyclo-ligase, producing the protein MSENKTSLSYKDAGVDIDAGNQLVERIKSVTKKTHRPEVKGNLGGFGALCELPTKYKKPLLVSGTDGVGTKLRVAMDANRHDGVGIDLVAMCVNDLIVQGAEPLFFLDYYATGKLDVDVAASVVTGIGEGCEQAGCALIGGETAEMPGMYHDGDYDIAGFCVGVVEADNVIDGSKVKPGQKLIALGSSGPHSNGYSLIRKILEVSEADVNEALEGQPLIEHLLAPTRIYVKSVLALLEEVDVSAISHITGGGFWENIPRVLPDDAKVVIDESSWQWPSIFNWLQEKGNVTQHEMYRTFNCGVGLVIVVDENVVEQALAILKAHGENAWLIGHIEAKDGEQQVEINS; encoded by the coding sequence GTGAGCGAAAATAAAACCTCTCTAAGTTATAAAGATGCTGGTGTTGATATTGATGCAGGAAATCAACTTGTCGAACGCATAAAGTCGGTGACGAAAAAAACACACCGACCTGAAGTTAAGGGAAACTTGGGAGGCTTTGGCGCACTTTGCGAATTGCCGACGAAATACAAGAAACCACTGCTTGTCTCTGGTACTGACGGTGTAGGCACCAAATTACGGGTAGCGATGGATGCAAACCGTCACGATGGTGTAGGTATAGACTTAGTGGCAATGTGTGTTAACGACCTTATTGTACAAGGTGCAGAGCCATTATTCTTTCTCGATTACTACGCGACAGGTAAACTCGACGTAGACGTAGCAGCATCGGTGGTTACTGGCATTGGCGAAGGCTGTGAACAAGCAGGCTGCGCACTGATTGGCGGTGAAACTGCTGAAATGCCAGGCATGTACCACGATGGTGACTATGATATTGCGGGCTTCTGTGTGGGCGTTGTTGAAGCAGATAATGTGATTGATGGCAGTAAAGTCAAACCTGGACAAAAGCTTATCGCCTTAGGATCTTCCGGTCCCCATTCCAATGGCTACTCACTTATCCGTAAAATCTTAGAAGTTAGTGAAGCTGATGTAAATGAAGCGCTTGAAGGGCAACCTCTTATTGAGCACTTGCTAGCCCCTACCCGTATTTACGTAAAATCTGTTTTAGCCCTGCTAGAAGAGGTTGATGTCAGTGCGATTTCACATATTACGGGCGGCGGTTTCTGGGAAAACATTCCACGTGTACTTCCTGATGATGCGAAAGTGGTGATTGACGAATCTAGCTGGCAGTGGCCATCAATCTTCAATTGGTTACAAGAAAAGGGCAACGTTACGCAACACGAAATGTACCGTACATTTAACTGCGGTGTTGGTTTAGTTATCGTGGTGGACGAAAACGTTGTAGAGCAAGCGCTAGCAATACTGAAAGCTCACGGTGAAAATGCATGGCTCATCGGCCACATCGAAGCGAAAGACGGTGAACAACAGGTAGAGATTAATTCGTGA
- a CDS encoding response regulator transcription factor translates to MTRILVADDHPLFREALSGALEPYFENAQILEAGSLDDAVAKLNEYDGVELVLLDLNMPGGEYFNGIITLREQFPNIPIGVVSGSDTVEVVAQVMSLGAQGFIPKVSPTREIAQAIIDIIGGKKWLPEGMEDELEKVDDELKLLLQRFRELTPKQIQVLSYLRDGLMNKQIAHEMNVTEATIKAHISAILRKLEINTRTQAVLLMDKLQLS, encoded by the coding sequence ATGACAAGAATACTTGTAGCAGATGACCATCCATTATTTCGCGAAGCGTTAAGCGGCGCGTTGGAACCCTATTTTGAAAACGCCCAAATTCTTGAAGCAGGCAGCCTAGACGATGCTGTCGCTAAGTTAAATGAATATGACGGTGTTGAGTTAGTTCTTCTCGACCTCAACATGCCCGGTGGAGAGTACTTCAACGGCATCATTACCTTGCGTGAACAATTTCCAAATATTCCAATTGGTGTAGTGTCTGGTAGCGATACTGTTGAAGTCGTCGCTCAAGTAATGAGCTTAGGCGCACAAGGTTTTATTCCGAAAGTGTCGCCAACCCGAGAAATTGCACAAGCGATTATCGATATCATTGGTGGCAAAAAGTGGCTTCCTGAAGGTATGGAAGACGAGCTTGAGAAAGTGGATGATGAGTTGAAATTACTATTACAACGATTCAGAGAACTTACGCCTAAGCAAATTCAGGTACTTTCTTATCTTCGTGACGGCCTTATGAATAAACAAATTGCCCACGAAATGAACGTGACTGAAGCAACGATTAAAGCACACATCAGTGCAATTTTGCGTAAGCTAGAAATTAATACGCGTACTCAAGCGGTACTGCTTATGGATAAACTTCAGTTAAGCTAA